From Pirellulales bacterium, one genomic window encodes:
- a CDS encoding RNA polymerase sigma factor, giving the protein MFRMHPDELLLDQLKQRVPAAYAIFVDRFETPLYRFFLSDHRDHHLAQEQTAETFAQLVRTLPTMRGSYGQLRAFVFATARHIQLRRWRQPKQRPVPLAEAIHVNDPGPSPAALAAAREQMERALGAISRLDQAPRNVLLLRFVEECSIEEIAEILEMPVGTVKSHIHRGRSQLQAILAEQECKP; this is encoded by the coding sequence ATGTTTCGCATGCACCCAGACGAATTATTGCTCGACCAACTCAAGCAACGCGTGCCGGCGGCCTACGCCATTTTCGTCGACCGATTTGAAACGCCGCTGTATCGCTTTTTTCTGTCCGATCATCGTGACCATCATCTGGCACAGGAGCAAACGGCCGAAACTTTTGCGCAGCTGGTGCGCACTTTGCCAACCATGCGCGGAAGTTATGGTCAATTGCGAGCATTCGTCTTCGCCACCGCCCGGCATATTCAACTGCGGCGGTGGCGGCAGCCAAAACAGCGGCCGGTTCCATTGGCAGAAGCGATCCACGTTAACGATCCAGGGCCATCGCCCGCGGCATTGGCTGCAGCCCGCGAACAAATGGAACGGGCGCTAGGTGCAATCAGCCGGCTTGACCAGGCGCCGCGGAATGTTTTGCTGCTGCGATTTGTAGAAGAGTGCTCGATCGAGGAGATTGCAGAAATTTTGGAAATGCCGGTCGGCACGGTGAAAAGCCATATTCATCGGGGCCGATCGCAATTACAGGCCATCCTTGCTGAACAGGAATGCAAACCATGA